A window of Chrysoperla carnea chromosome 3, inChrCarn1.1, whole genome shotgun sequence genomic DNA:
taccaatttaaaaaaaattgaatagtaCCATTATAATTGAATCCTACCTGTGCTAATGGTACaagcatattttttaatggatttaattttttttctttcataaataCCATCATTTCTTGTCCATATCGTGCTGCATCTAAATTATTACCGGACTGTCTCGCTTCTGACATTTTTACTTGTAATTCTTGTAATCTTGGCATATGGTTATTCATAATAGCCGCATTTCGTTGAGCAATTATTACCAATGGGAATATTAATATTCTTACACACATTGtacctataaaattaaaaatgtttttagtgcCATTATCTtggaatagggaatattcatgaaatttaaatttggttcaaatatttttcttccctaactttaatgactggacatttcaactaaaccatcattttagtaattaatatctttttaattacttaaaattaattaataaaagtacaaattccgtgagggcatttaaaaatttctaaaacggaaattcaaatttttatacggacgtgacatcatagtacgggcttgtcaaatttacATCGCTTACTTTagactttaaatattaaaatcaaataaataattgtgttttaGGTGAAAAACCATATGAATGTACAACATGTGGTAAAACTTTTAATCGTGCCAGTCATTTAAAAGTGCATAATCGTATCCATACTGGTGAGCGTCCTTTTGTTTGTTCAGTGTGTGGACGTGGTTTTATACAAAATCATTGTTTAATAACACACATGAATACACATCATAAACAACAATCagaacaacaacaataaaaatatatagaatattgttatttattattatataattgttttatattattaaataattattcatattaatattggtttgaaatttttatttgttactgtTAAAaccaaaatgttttatatagtgTGTTCTCCCACTGATCGAGTTTATAATAGGACaatctaatataaaatttgtttcaaattttacaacaaaaaagcataaattaaaacaaagctccgtttaaaacaaaaactatcacGTTATAGGACTCACTAATcctctcttttgttcacaactttatggattttaatttttcggtggggAACTGTTaacttggaaaataaatttttgcccatgatactcgctgacattgcaactttctataggtccaatcattaaattaatctgatttttatactttttggatcaaaattaccccatccaccgagtttcccCACCTCATCCAcctcatttattaattttgataatatttatataaaagctaGGTCTTTATTGATATGATAggaaaattttaaccaaaagctTAAGCCAACGTTAAATGTGCAGGGTTCTTTAAATGAAAagagtttttcaaaaaagttcacTTTTATTATAACGTGTTTGCCATAGTAACTCgtgataaacattttaagtaaatattttttatacaacattcttaaatttttttgatctacatctttacattttctaaaaaaagctTCCATTTGCATTAAATGCTTATTCGATCGTTTTAATATGGATagaaaagagaaaaataaaaattcaaatatagatttgaatcaaaataatatttacagaacttacaaattaaaacaCACACAAACAGAACTCAACGGTCCAGAATCATGTGAAAGTTGTGATTTGGCATGTAACATTATCAAATCATTGATTTATCAAATGAGATCAAccgttaataaatataatattgattcaGATGTGGAAAAACAAATGTAAGTAGTAATTGAGTATATTACATTAtaacatacaataaataatcaCCATATCGCCTTAGTGTTTACATAGGGCAAAGATCGCGTAATTAGGGTGTAAGTTCTTCCTTCGCCCATGTGGTAGTGAGTGCATAGGCTCTTCAAACATGATATTAAACAATTACGTATAAAGAACACAGATTTAGTTGAACATTATTTCCAGATGACAAACTGCATACCATACAtccagggccggattaacaagtaggcagaataggcagttgcctggggccccaaattttagggggcccccgaaaaatgaaaaaaacttctaaaagtttcttacaaacataaaattctaaagagtgaaagaaaaatataatcagaactgaaaataaattttactcaaatatataaaactcaATTGACCGCATTCAAAAGGCGACGACCGACGAACAACAAgctcttcggatttttttaacattaataacCACAAATTGTTCTACCGAACGATCTTTCTCGCAATTAAAAAGAATAGAAGCTGCTGAAAGAGCTACAACGCGACAAGAGCGACTCGAGATGTTAGTtatactttgcattgagtcagatttattcaacaaaattgatattgatgatataattgatgaatttgccgaaaacaaatatagaaaacgacatgtttaaaatgtagatagcaattttattgatattattacttTGTgacaataacatttttatgaaagatataagtttgtattttttaatcgaaaaaagaagggaacggaCGTGAAAAAAAAGGACCCCCAAAttgatggttgcctagggcACCGTTGagggttaatccggccctgcatACAGCGATTAATTGATTTCTGACACATTTACAGGATCGATTTTTTAATCAtcgtaatattttatcaaagtgacatctcgatatttgcaatgaagTTACGCTTCCAAACTCGAAGAAAgagttaatttctttttttattgaatttatgatctaacatgatgaacaaaagtttaccCTCACCCTCTCTCCTTACATGATTTACCGATTCCTGCACACGACCCTGTTTTACTTAAACAGATTACATCTTGGTTATCGAGTACTAAATTAATGACTTCAGCCTGCTTGACGATAAGTCTTATATTTCAGCTTCAAATGATTTGTAAGAGTACAAATGTTACCTTGTCCTTATATGgccactaattttattacaaggaTCGAATCCTTCACAAATCAATCCTCAATACCCCTATCCTTCAATGATAtaggaataactttttttatttaaccacAAGTATGATTATagagtaaatattaaaaagacaaTTTATGAGTTATCACAATGGACAGCAATGCAAGAATGGTCTCGTGCATTATTGAGCGATATGCATAAAGTAACACAATTAATAGATGCAATTGATACCGAAAGAAATGAATTAGATCAACAATACCACGATAAATTAATCGAATTGAATCAATTAGAAGAAAAATACCGCATAGTTAATTCGCATTtatcaaagaaaaacaaaaaagatgataataaatatgaaacgtTACAGAAAGCACATGCTGAACTTACACGTAAAAATACAGCTCTAACAGACAAATTACATaagttagaaaaattaatgCACGAATATAAACAAAGAATAGAACAGAGTGAAGTCAGTATGAgcgaaataattaatgatttcgaaaagaaattaaaaacacaaacgaATCAATCCACGGATGATATCAATCAATTAAAGGAAactatcaaaaacaatttaaatgtcattgaaaaattaagtaaaaaaaatacacaacttCAAAATGAACACAAAACcatgaatgaaaaatatcaagCAGAATTAGCTGATTTAAGTATGatgttaagtaaaaaaaatgaagaggTTCTAAACTTGAAACAATGCAATGAAGAGTTAGACAATTTAAAAGTAAGCATTCGAATAATATAAAgctaaaattgtaataaagtaCTTTCTTTCCATGAAAATGTaggataaagtttttatttttgctccCAAAATCCTCTACTCTTAATTAACTTCggttcgaaataattttcgttaatattatatattgagtATTGTTATAAATcgattgtttagttttttttgtatcaaatggTTAAGCTTTGGGGGCACATATATCTCATGCTAATCATGCTAATTTGGtggccaccaaattagcaaagagtaacactcataataagagtaatcact
This region includes:
- the LOC123295943 gene encoding uncharacterized protein LOC123295943 gives rise to the protein MRSTVNKYNIDSDVEKQIVNIKKTIYELSQWTAMQEWSRALLSDMHKVTQLIDAIDTERNELDQQYHDKLIELNQLEEKYRIVNSHLSKKNKKDDNKYETLQKAHAELTRKNTALTDKLHKLEKLMHEYKQRIEQSEVR